One Mustela nigripes isolate SB6536 chromosome 5, MUSNIG.SB6536, whole genome shotgun sequence DNA segment encodes these proteins:
- the AGER gene encoding advanced glycosylation end product-specific receptor isoform X1 gives MAAGAAAGAWMLVLSLWGAVVGDRNITARIGKPLVLNCRGAPKKPPQQLEWKLNTGRTEAWKVLSPEGDSWDSVARVLPNGSLLLPAVGIQDEGTFRCQATSRNGKEMRSAYQVRVYQIPGKPEIVSPASELVPGVPNKVGTCVSEGGYPAGTLNWHSDGKLLIPDGKGVSVLEETTRHPQTGLFTLQSALMVTPAWGGAPHLTFSCSFSPGLPRRRALHTASIQLRVWEPVPPEVQVMIQPEGGKLVRGGTVTLTCETPAQSSLQIHWIKDGIPLHLAPSPVLLLSDVEFDDEGSYSCVATYPSHGPQESPAVRVVIEAEEEPIAGSVEGQGLGTVALALGILGGLGVAALLIGAIMWRRQRPRREERKAPENQEEEEERAELNQSEEPEAAESGAAGP, from the exons atggcagcaggggcagcagcaggagccTGGATGCTGGTCCTCAGCCTGTGGG GGGCAGTAGTAGGCGATCGAAACATCACGGCCCGGATTGGGAAGCCACTGGTGCTGAACTGTAGGGGAGCCCCCAAGAAACCACCCCAACAGCTAGAATGGAAACTG aACACAGGTCGCACAGAAGCTTGGAAGGTCCTGTCTCCCGAGGGAGACTCCTGGGATAGCGTGGCTCGAGTGCTCCCCAATGGTTCCCTCCTCCTGCCAGCAGTAGGGATCCAGGATGAGGGGACTTTCCGGTGTCAGGCAACAAGCAGGAATGGAAAGGAGATGAGGTCCGCCTACCAAGTCCGAGTCTACC agattcctgggaagccagaaatTGTCTCTCCTGCCTCTGAACTCGTGCCTGGTGTCCCCAATAAG GTGGGGACATGTGTGTCCGAGGGGGGCTATCCTGCAGGGACTCTTAATTGGCATTCAGACGGGAAACTCCTCATACCTGATGGCAAAG GAGTGTCTGTGCTGGAAGAGACCACGAGACACCCTCAGACAGGGCTTTTCACACTCCAGTCGGCGCTGATGGTGACCCCAGCCTGGGGAGGAGCTCCCCACCTCACCTTCTCCTGTAGCTTCAGCCCTGGACTTCCCCGGCGTCGAGCCCTACACACAGCCTCCATCCAGCTCAGAGTCTGGG AGCCTGTGCCTCCAGAGGTCCAAGTGATGATACAGCCAGAAGGTGGAAAACTAGTTCGTGGTGGTACTGTGACCCTGACCTGTGAAACCCCTGCCCAGTCCTCCCTTCAGATCCACTGGATCAAGGAT GGCATACCCCTGCACCTTGCCCCCAGCCCTGTGCTGCTTCTCAGTGATGTGGAGTTTGACGATGAGGGAAGCTACAGCTGTGTGGCCACCTATCCCAGCCATGGGCCCCAGGAAAGCCCGGCTGTCCGCGTCGTCATAG AAGCAGAGGAGGAGCCCATCGCAG GCTCTGTGGAAGGGCAGGGACTGGGAACTGTAGCCCTGGCCCTGGGGATCCTGGGAGGCCTGGGGGTCGCTGCCCTGCTCATTGGGGCCATCATGTGGCGAAGACAGCGACCCCGAAGAGAGGAAAG GAAGGCCCCAGAaaaccaggaggaggaggaggagcgcgCAGAGCTGAATCAGTCAGAGGAGCCAGAGGCAGCTGAGAGCGGTGCAGCCGGGCCCTGA
- the AGER gene encoding advanced glycosylation end product-specific receptor isoform X3, giving the protein MAAGAAAGAWMLVLSLWGAVVGDRNITARIGKPLVLNCRGAPKKPPQQLEWKLNTGRTEAWKVLSPEGDSWDSVARVLPNGSLLLPAVGIQDEGTFRCQATSRNGKEMRSAYQVRVYQIPGKPEIVSPASELVPGVPNKVGTCVSEGGYPAGTLNWHSDGKLLIPDGKGVSVLEETTRHPQTGLFTLQSALMVTPAWGGAPHLTFSCSFSPGLPRRRALHTASIQLRVWEPVPPEVQVMIQPEGGKLVRGGTVTLTCETPAQSSLQIHWIKDGIPLHLAPSPVLLLSDVEFDDEGSYSCVATYPSHGPQESPAVRVVIGSVEGQGLGTVALALGILGGLGVAALLIGAIMWRRQRPRREERKAPENQEEEEERAELNQSEEPEAAESGAAGP; this is encoded by the exons atggcagcaggggcagcagcaggagccTGGATGCTGGTCCTCAGCCTGTGGG GGGCAGTAGTAGGCGATCGAAACATCACGGCCCGGATTGGGAAGCCACTGGTGCTGAACTGTAGGGGAGCCCCCAAGAAACCACCCCAACAGCTAGAATGGAAACTG aACACAGGTCGCACAGAAGCTTGGAAGGTCCTGTCTCCCGAGGGAGACTCCTGGGATAGCGTGGCTCGAGTGCTCCCCAATGGTTCCCTCCTCCTGCCAGCAGTAGGGATCCAGGATGAGGGGACTTTCCGGTGTCAGGCAACAAGCAGGAATGGAAAGGAGATGAGGTCCGCCTACCAAGTCCGAGTCTACC agattcctgggaagccagaaatTGTCTCTCCTGCCTCTGAACTCGTGCCTGGTGTCCCCAATAAG GTGGGGACATGTGTGTCCGAGGGGGGCTATCCTGCAGGGACTCTTAATTGGCATTCAGACGGGAAACTCCTCATACCTGATGGCAAAG GAGTGTCTGTGCTGGAAGAGACCACGAGACACCCTCAGACAGGGCTTTTCACACTCCAGTCGGCGCTGATGGTGACCCCAGCCTGGGGAGGAGCTCCCCACCTCACCTTCTCCTGTAGCTTCAGCCCTGGACTTCCCCGGCGTCGAGCCCTACACACAGCCTCCATCCAGCTCAGAGTCTGGG AGCCTGTGCCTCCAGAGGTCCAAGTGATGATACAGCCAGAAGGTGGAAAACTAGTTCGTGGTGGTACTGTGACCCTGACCTGTGAAACCCCTGCCCAGTCCTCCCTTCAGATCCACTGGATCAAGGAT GGCATACCCCTGCACCTTGCCCCCAGCCCTGTGCTGCTTCTCAGTGATGTGGAGTTTGACGATGAGGGAAGCTACAGCTGTGTGGCCACCTATCCCAGCCATGGGCCCCAGGAAAGCCCGGCTGTCCGCGTCGTCATAG GCTCTGTGGAAGGGCAGGGACTGGGAACTGTAGCCCTGGCCCTGGGGATCCTGGGAGGCCTGGGGGTCGCTGCCCTGCTCATTGGGGCCATCATGTGGCGAAGACAGCGACCCCGAAGAGAGGAAAG GAAGGCCCCAGAaaaccaggaggaggaggaggagcgcgCAGAGCTGAATCAGTCAGAGGAGCCAGAGGCAGCTGAGAGCGGTGCAGCCGGGCCCTGA
- the AGER gene encoding advanced glycosylation end product-specific receptor isoform X2, with the protein MAAGAAAGAWMLVLSLWGAVVGDRNITARIGKPLVLNCRGAPKKPPQQLEWKLNTGRTEAWKVLSPEGDSWDSVARVLPNGSLLLPAVGIQDEGTFRCQATSRNGKEMRSAYQVRVYQIPGKPEIVSPASELVPGVPNKVGTCVSEGGYPAGTLNWHSDGKLLIPDGKGVSVLEETTRHPQTGLFTLQSALMVTPAWGGAPHLTFSCSFSPGLPRRRALHTASIQLRVWEPVPPEVQVMIQPEGGKLVRGGTVTLTCETPAQSSLQIHWIKDGIPLHLAPSPVLLLSDVEFDDEGSYSCVATYPSHGPQESPAVRVVIGSVEGQGLGTVALALGILGGLGVAALLIGAIMWRRQRPRREERILPNPPPQEGPRKPGGGGGARRAESVRGARGS; encoded by the exons atggcagcaggggcagcagcaggagccTGGATGCTGGTCCTCAGCCTGTGGG GGGCAGTAGTAGGCGATCGAAACATCACGGCCCGGATTGGGAAGCCACTGGTGCTGAACTGTAGGGGAGCCCCCAAGAAACCACCCCAACAGCTAGAATGGAAACTG aACACAGGTCGCACAGAAGCTTGGAAGGTCCTGTCTCCCGAGGGAGACTCCTGGGATAGCGTGGCTCGAGTGCTCCCCAATGGTTCCCTCCTCCTGCCAGCAGTAGGGATCCAGGATGAGGGGACTTTCCGGTGTCAGGCAACAAGCAGGAATGGAAAGGAGATGAGGTCCGCCTACCAAGTCCGAGTCTACC agattcctgggaagccagaaatTGTCTCTCCTGCCTCTGAACTCGTGCCTGGTGTCCCCAATAAG GTGGGGACATGTGTGTCCGAGGGGGGCTATCCTGCAGGGACTCTTAATTGGCATTCAGACGGGAAACTCCTCATACCTGATGGCAAAG GAGTGTCTGTGCTGGAAGAGACCACGAGACACCCTCAGACAGGGCTTTTCACACTCCAGTCGGCGCTGATGGTGACCCCAGCCTGGGGAGGAGCTCCCCACCTCACCTTCTCCTGTAGCTTCAGCCCTGGACTTCCCCGGCGTCGAGCCCTACACACAGCCTCCATCCAGCTCAGAGTCTGGG AGCCTGTGCCTCCAGAGGTCCAAGTGATGATACAGCCAGAAGGTGGAAAACTAGTTCGTGGTGGTACTGTGACCCTGACCTGTGAAACCCCTGCCCAGTCCTCCCTTCAGATCCACTGGATCAAGGAT GGCATACCCCTGCACCTTGCCCCCAGCCCTGTGCTGCTTCTCAGTGATGTGGAGTTTGACGATGAGGGAAGCTACAGCTGTGTGGCCACCTATCCCAGCCATGGGCCCCAGGAAAGCCCGGCTGTCCGCGTCGTCATAG GCTCTGTGGAAGGGCAGGGACTGGGAACTGTAGCCCTGGCCCTGGGGATCCTGGGAGGCCTGGGGGTCGCTGCCCTGCTCATTGGGGCCATCATGTGGCGAAGACAGCGACCCCGAAGAGAGGAAAG AATTCTCCCCAATCCCCCTCCCCAGGAAGGCCCCAGAaaaccaggaggaggaggaggagcgcgCAGAGCTGAATCAGTCAGAGGAGCCAGAGGCAGCTGA
- the AGER gene encoding advanced glycosylation end product-specific receptor isoform X4 encodes MAAGAAAGAWMLVLSLWGAVVGDRNITARIGKPLVLNCRGAPKKPPQQLEWKLNTGRTEAWKVLSPEGDSWDSVARVLPNGSLLLPAVGIQDEGTFRCQATSRNGKEMRSAYQVRVYQIPGKPEIVSPASELVPGVPNKVGTCVSEGGYPAGTLNWHSDGKLLIPDGKGVSVLEETTRHPQTGLFTLQSALMVTPAWGGAPHLTFSCSFSPGLPRRRALHTASIQLRVWEPVPPEVQVMIQPEGGKLVRGGTVTLTCETPAQSSLQIHWIKDGIPLHLAPSPVLLLSDVEFDDEGSYSCVATYPSHGPQESPAVRVVIEAEEEPIAGSVEGQGLGTVALALGILGGLGVAALLIGAIMWRRQRPRREERILPNPPPQEGPRKPGGGGGARRAESVRGARGS; translated from the exons atggcagcaggggcagcagcaggagccTGGATGCTGGTCCTCAGCCTGTGGG GGGCAGTAGTAGGCGATCGAAACATCACGGCCCGGATTGGGAAGCCACTGGTGCTGAACTGTAGGGGAGCCCCCAAGAAACCACCCCAACAGCTAGAATGGAAACTG aACACAGGTCGCACAGAAGCTTGGAAGGTCCTGTCTCCCGAGGGAGACTCCTGGGATAGCGTGGCTCGAGTGCTCCCCAATGGTTCCCTCCTCCTGCCAGCAGTAGGGATCCAGGATGAGGGGACTTTCCGGTGTCAGGCAACAAGCAGGAATGGAAAGGAGATGAGGTCCGCCTACCAAGTCCGAGTCTACC agattcctgggaagccagaaatTGTCTCTCCTGCCTCTGAACTCGTGCCTGGTGTCCCCAATAAG GTGGGGACATGTGTGTCCGAGGGGGGCTATCCTGCAGGGACTCTTAATTGGCATTCAGACGGGAAACTCCTCATACCTGATGGCAAAG GAGTGTCTGTGCTGGAAGAGACCACGAGACACCCTCAGACAGGGCTTTTCACACTCCAGTCGGCGCTGATGGTGACCCCAGCCTGGGGAGGAGCTCCCCACCTCACCTTCTCCTGTAGCTTCAGCCCTGGACTTCCCCGGCGTCGAGCCCTACACACAGCCTCCATCCAGCTCAGAGTCTGGG AGCCTGTGCCTCCAGAGGTCCAAGTGATGATACAGCCAGAAGGTGGAAAACTAGTTCGTGGTGGTACTGTGACCCTGACCTGTGAAACCCCTGCCCAGTCCTCCCTTCAGATCCACTGGATCAAGGAT GGCATACCCCTGCACCTTGCCCCCAGCCCTGTGCTGCTTCTCAGTGATGTGGAGTTTGACGATGAGGGAAGCTACAGCTGTGTGGCCACCTATCCCAGCCATGGGCCCCAGGAAAGCCCGGCTGTCCGCGTCGTCATAG AAGCAGAGGAGGAGCCCATCGCAG GCTCTGTGGAAGGGCAGGGACTGGGAACTGTAGCCCTGGCCCTGGGGATCCTGGGAGGCCTGGGGGTCGCTGCCCTGCTCATTGGGGCCATCATGTGGCGAAGACAGCGACCCCGAAGAGAGGAAAG AATTCTCCCCAATCCCCCTCCCCAGGAAGGCCCCAGAaaaccaggaggaggaggaggagcgcgCAGAGCTGAATCAGTCAGAGGAGCCAGAGGCAGCTGA